CGGCCAGTGTCGTGCTGATGATGAAGCCTAGCGGTTGCAGCAACATGGCATACAGGACCAGCACCACGACAGCAACGATCAACTCAAGACCGGTGCGGCTCCATGGCCAGGCGTTATCCGGGTCCGGCCGCACGACCATATACAGGCTGGATAGCCCCAGTACGACGGCCAATAAAAGAGGAAAAGTATCGGGGCCAACCGCCTCGGACCCACCAAACGGCTCTGCGAACTGAGTGGTGCCCCAGCCGTACGCGACGGCCAGGACGATCATCAGTATTCCAAAGATACGATCGTTGAAAACCATTACTGAATCAGCCCGATATCCATGGACAGTTGTTCGATATCTTTGATCTGGTTCTTGACGAAGGTCTCGAACTCACCGGCGCTCATGTGGAAAGGCATCAGGCCATTCTGCTGCATGACGTTCTTCCATTCGTCGCTGGCATAGATGGTATCCATGGCATCGACCCAGTACTGCTTGGCCTCGTCAGAGATATCCGCCGGCATATAGAAGCCGCGCCAGTTGGGGCCCAGCGCATCAATGCCCTGCTCGCGTGCAGTGGGAATCTCAGATAAGTCACCCGGCAGGCGCTCTTCAGAGAGAACCGCGAGGACCTTGAGATCACCTGACTCCATGAAGCCTTGAGCCTCGGTGATATCACCGGTGAACGCTTCAACGTGACCGCCGATCACCTGGGTCAGCGCTTCGCCGCCATTGTTGTAAGACAGGTAAGCGATGCGCGGCAGGTTCTCGACCTCAGCCGCCTGAGCCGCGATCAATACCTTGAGGTGATCCCAGCCGCCTTTGGCGCTGCCGCCAGCAAACTTAACGCTGCGTGGATCTTCTTTAAGAGCATCCATCAGGTCATTGAGATCATCATATTCGGAATCGGCGGATACAGCGATGATGCCGTAGTCAGCACCTAGCGCCCCAATCCAGTTGACCATGTCCGCGGTCATGTCAGGGAACTGACCCTGAGCAAGACGGGTCGTAGTGGCAGTGGACGCCGCGACAAGAAGCTCCTCATCTCCGGCGCGCTTGCTGATGGTATGACCGTAGGCGACACCGCCACCGGCACCGGCCATATTGATGGTCTGTACGTTACCTGACACCAGATCGAGCTCTTGGAGCACATTACCGACACTACGGCAGGTAAAGTCCCAACCGCCGCCCGGATCAGAAGGGGCGATACATTCGACTTTACCTTCCGGTTCGTAGGCAGCAGCAGTGCTGGAAAAGGTCGTCATCGCGGCCAGCGGCAGAGCCAGCAGCGTTACGTACTTCAAGGAAGACTTGAGAGTCA
This window of the Halomonas sp. SH5A2 genome carries:
- a CDS encoding tripartite tricarboxylate transporter TctB family protein encodes the protein MVFNDRIFGILMIVLAVAYGWGTTQFAEPFGGSEAVGPDTFPLLLAVVLGLSSLYMVVRPDPDNAWPWSRTGLELIVAVVVLVLYAMLLQPLGFIISTTLAVGTLCWRMGSRPVKAYITGAVSGVVVYLVFSFALDLALPLGILSFLEVG
- a CDS encoding Bug family tripartite tricarboxylate transporter substrate binding protein, with protein sequence MTLKSSLKYVTLLALPLAAMTTFSSTAAAYEPEGKVECIAPSDPGGGWDFTCRSVGNVLQELDLVSGNVQTINMAGAGGGVAYGHTISKRAGDEELLVAASTATTTRLAQGQFPDMTADMVNWIGALGADYGIIAVSADSEYDDLNDLMDALKEDPRSVKFAGGSAKGGWDHLKVLIAAQAAEVENLPRIAYLSYNNGGEALTQVIGGHVEAFTGDITEAQGFMESGDLKVLAVLSEERLPGDLSEIPTAREQGIDALGPNWRGFYMPADISDEAKQYWVDAMDTIYASDEWKNVMQQNGLMPFHMSAGEFETFVKNQIKDIEQLSMDIGLIQ